The Pseudomonas allokribbensis genome has a window encoding:
- a CDS encoding NAD(P)/FAD-dependent oxidoreductase, producing MSHRIVIVGGGAGGLELATRLGKTLGKRGTASIMLVDANLTHIWKPLLHEVAAGSLNSSEDELNYVAQAKWNHFEFQLGRMSGLDREQKKIQLAATYDENGVELVPAREVPYDSLVISVGSTTNDFGTQGAAQHCLFLDTRKQAERFHQQLLNHYLRAHAGQTDVVQQISVAIVGAGATGVELAAELHNAAHELAAYGLDRIKPENMHITLIEAGPRVLPALPERISGPVHKTLEKLGVNVMTNASVSQVTADSLITADGNEIKASLKVWAAGIRAPGFLKDIDGLETNRINQLQVLPTLQTTRDENIFAFGDCAACPQPGSDRNVPPRAQAAHQQASLLAKSLKLRIEGKTLPEYKYTDYGSLISLSRFSAVGNLMGNLTGSVMLEGWLARMFYVSLYRMHQMALYGPFRTAMLMLGSKIGRGTEPRLKLH from the coding sequence ATGTCCCATCGTATTGTCATTGTCGGCGGCGGCGCCGGCGGTCTGGAGTTGGCTACCCGTCTGGGTAAGACTCTGGGTAAACGCGGCACTGCCAGCATCATGCTGGTCGACGCGAACCTCACGCACATCTGGAAACCGCTGTTGCACGAAGTGGCCGCCGGATCGCTGAACTCCTCCGAAGACGAACTCAACTATGTCGCCCAGGCCAAATGGAACCACTTCGAGTTCCAGCTGGGGCGCATGAGCGGGCTCGATCGTGAGCAGAAGAAGATTCAGCTCGCCGCCACCTACGACGAAAACGGCGTGGAACTGGTTCCGGCGCGGGAAGTGCCTTATGACTCGCTGGTGATCTCGGTCGGCAGCACCACCAACGATTTCGGTACCCAGGGCGCAGCGCAGCACTGCCTGTTCCTCGACACCCGCAAACAGGCCGAGCGTTTCCACCAGCAATTGCTCAATCACTATCTGCGTGCTCACGCCGGGCAAACCGATGTGGTCCAGCAGATCAGCGTGGCCATCGTCGGCGCCGGCGCCACGGGCGTCGAACTGGCGGCCGAGCTGCACAACGCCGCTCATGAGCTGGCGGCCTACGGTCTGGACCGGATCAAACCGGAAAACATGCACATCACCCTGATCGAAGCCGGGCCACGGGTGCTGCCAGCCCTGCCGGAGCGTATCAGCGGGCCGGTGCACAAGACCCTGGAAAAACTCGGGGTCAATGTGATGACCAACGCGTCGGTCAGCCAGGTCACCGCCGACAGCCTGATCACCGCCGATGGCAACGAGATCAAGGCCAGCCTGAAAGTCTGGGCTGCCGGGATCCGCGCGCCGGGTTTCCTTAAGGACATCGATGGCCTGGAAACCAACCGCATCAACCAGCTGCAAGTGCTGCCGACCTTGCAGACCACCCGCGACGAAAACATTTTCGCCTTCGGTGACTGCGCCGCCTGCCCGCAACCGGGCTCGGATCGCAACGTTCCGCCACGGGCCCAGGCTGCGCACCAACAGGCGTCGTTGCTGGCCAAGTCGCTGAAACTGCGGATCGAAGGCAAGACCCTGCCGGAGTACAAGTACACCGACTACGGCTCGCTGATTTCGCTGTCGCGTTTTTCGGCTGTGGGTAACTTGATGGGCAACCTGACCGGCAGCGTGATGCTCGAAGGCTGGCTGGCGCGGATGTTTTACGTGTCGCTGTACCGCATGCACCAGATGGCGCTGTACGGCCCGTTCCGCACGGCGATGCTGATGCTGGGCAGCAAGATCGGACGCGGCACCGAGCCACGTCTGAAGCTGCACTGA
- a CDS encoding methyl-accepting chemotaxis protein — translation MLLRQLNIAPRAALGFALIAVLVALLGVFALGQMSSIRESEVAVENQWLPSIRGGDEIREIMLRIRTISLRMALDQDPNNVATYRSQMDTRDKELSEKIAAYDRLVTTPEGQQLYDQFKKTFAAYRAGIAQSFALAEQGKRDELTKLLLVDMKTVVDGSGKQLNDLADLFAKQVAAESRNSAAHYETSRTIVSLFIALAALATVALAMLLTRSIVRPLSAAVDAAENVARGDLTRPIETDGNDEVSRLLKALATMQQNLRETLQGINGSATQLATAADELNAVTLDSTQGLQQQNNEIEQAATAVNEMTTAVEEVARNAVSTSDATRQSSESAHLGQERVSETASAINALASEVQHTGELVQSLANQSQDIGKVLDVIRAIAEQTNLLALNAAIEAARAGESGRGFAVVADEVRALAYRTQQSTQEIEQMVQGMRNGSCLALESMQASASRASTTLVLAERAGEALQTITASVHEIHERNLVIASAAEEQAQVAREVDRNLVNIRDLSVRSAAGADQTSASSHELSKLANALQGMVRRFQL, via the coding sequence ATGTTGCTTCGTCAGTTGAATATTGCTCCCCGTGCCGCCCTGGGCTTTGCCCTGATCGCTGTGCTGGTGGCGTTGCTCGGCGTGTTTGCCCTGGGGCAGATGTCGAGCATCCGCGAGAGCGAGGTCGCCGTGGAGAATCAGTGGCTGCCGAGCATTCGTGGCGGTGACGAGATCCGCGAGATCATGCTGCGCATCCGCACCATCTCCCTGCGCATGGCGCTGGATCAGGACCCGAACAACGTCGCCACCTACCGCAGCCAGATGGACACCCGCGACAAGGAGCTGAGCGAGAAAATCGCCGCGTACGACCGACTGGTCACCACCCCGGAAGGGCAGCAGTTGTACGATCAGTTCAAGAAAACTTTCGCGGCCTACCGTGCCGGCATCGCTCAATCGTTCGCACTGGCCGAGCAAGGCAAGCGTGACGAGCTGACCAAGCTGCTATTGGTCGACATGAAAACCGTGGTCGATGGCTCCGGCAAACAACTCAATGACCTGGCGGATCTGTTCGCCAAACAGGTCGCCGCCGAAAGCCGCAACTCCGCCGCGCACTACGAAACCTCACGCACCATCGTCAGCCTGTTCATCGCGCTGGCAGCATTGGCGACCGTGGCCCTGGCGATGCTGCTGACGCGCAGCATCGTTCGCCCCCTGAGCGCCGCTGTGGATGCTGCGGAAAACGTCGCAAGAGGCGATCTGACGCGTCCGATCGAGACCGATGGCAATGATGAGGTCAGCCGTTTGCTCAAGGCGCTGGCGACCATGCAACAAAACCTGCGTGAAACCCTGCAAGGCATCAACGGTTCAGCCACGCAACTGGCGACCGCCGCCGACGAGCTCAACGCCGTCACGCTCGACAGCACCCAAGGCCTGCAACAACAGAACAACGAAATCGAACAGGCCGCCACCGCCGTCAATGAGATGACCACCGCGGTCGAAGAGGTCGCACGCAATGCAGTGTCGACCTCCGACGCGACACGCCAGTCCAGCGAATCGGCGCATCTGGGGCAAGAGCGGGTCAGTGAAACCGCCAGCGCGATCAATGCGCTGGCCAGTGAGGTGCAACACACCGGCGAGTTGGTGCAATCACTGGCCAATCAATCTCAAGACATCGGCAAGGTGCTGGACGTGATCCGGGCGATCGCCGAGCAGACCAACCTGCTGGCGCTCAACGCCGCCATCGAAGCGGCGCGGGCCGGGGAGAGCGGACGCGGGTTCGCGGTGGTTGCTGACGAGGTCCGCGCGCTGGCCTATCGCACGCAGCAATCGACTCAGGAAATCGAGCAGATGGTGCAAGGCATGCGCAACGGTTCATGCCTGGCGCTGGAGTCGATGCAGGCCAGTGCCTCGCGTGCGTCCACCACGCTGGTGCTGGCCGAGCGGGCCGGTGAGGCGCTGCAAACCATCACCGCGTCGGTGCATGAGATCCACGAACGCAACCTGGTGATCGCCAGCGCCGCCGAAGAGCAGGCGCAAGTGGCACGGGAAGTGGATCGCAACCTGGTGAACATCCGTGACTTGTCGGTGCGTTCGGCGGCCGGCGCCGATCAAACCAGCGCTTCCAGTCATGAGCTATCGAAACTGGCCAATGCATTGCAGGGTATGGTGCGGCGCTTCCAGCTGTAA